Proteins encoded together in one Miscanthus floridulus cultivar M001 chromosome 16, ASM1932011v1, whole genome shotgun sequence window:
- the LOC136512485 gene encoding uncharacterized protein isoform X5 yields the protein MLLKAMCCALNMFQRLYHVISCGHIERRITVLPCDKATVHAKKNLSPISKRKVSNLICITPQVLSRLKCADKEGNLYVRHRETQQTDQLNTSNTSLFPHSQPSHKEGISPNSSRGGKQMDQLNSMSSCLPGSLYTKKEENFDNHQRKNQQTDQLNISNPFYLPQSQHSQKEGISTNNSRDGQIDQLDTSSSSSLPLGQHSYDKATSKNRERDNQRTHECNTSNLSSPQSCHPAEGISIAFQGEETTADQPDASSCPSDQLVLFGLTLSVSEKDFLQKFACLTNAKLIEEWSKDVTHVIVAKGAGSSWSRSFEVLMAILLGRWVVHFEWVAGCLGTHPGPEASYEVAFSMDSVRTIDGPKKGRMRAAEGAPNLFSGLCFCLSDYMNPDNRDRMRDLIASAEGRVLERRDLHLQLIKNPDDDSSVRRYFVYDVDAPEEFSLSTLRKETEVREQAVAGAQVICHLKALDAIAAYDAEILNAKDSFTS from the exons ATGTT GCTAAAGGCCATGTGTTGTGCCCTGAACATGTTTCAAAGACTCTACCATGTGATAAGCTGCGGACACATAGAAAGGAGAATTACAGTTCTTCCCTGCGACAAAG CCACTGTTCATGCAAAGAAGAACCTCTCACCAATTTCGAAGAGGAAGGTCAGCAATCTCATTTGCATAACACCACAAGTTCTTTCTCGCCT CAAATGTGCAGATAAGGAAGGAAATCTTTATGTTCGTCATAGGGAAACTCAACAAACTGATCAGCTTAACACTTCAAATACTTCCTTGTTCCCACATAG CCAACCTTCTCACAAAGAAGGAATTTCTCCCAATAGCTCAAGGGGTGGCAAACAAATGGATCAGCTTAACTCCATGAGTTCTTGCTTGCCTGGCAG CCTGTATACAAAAAAGGAAGAAAATTTTGACAATCATCAAAGGAAAAATCAACAAACAGATCAGCTTAACATTTCAAATCCTTTCTATTTGCCTCAGAG CCAACATTCTCAAAAAGAAGGAATTTCCACCAATAACTCAAGGGATGGACAAATAGATCAGCTTGACACCTCAAGTTCTTCTTCCTTGCCACTAGG CCAACATTCATACGACAAAGCAACTTCCAAGAATCGTGAAAGGGATAATCAACGAACACATGAGTGTAACACCTCAAATTTATCCTCGCCTCAGAG CTGTCATCCAGCCGAAGGAATTTCTATTGCTTTCCAAGGGGAAGAAACAACTGCAGATCAGCCTGACGCATCGAGCTGCCCTTCTGATCAATTGGTTTTGTTTGGCTTGACATTAAGTGTGTCGGAGAAG GATTTCTTGCAAAAGTTTGCGTGTTTGACCAACGCGAAGCTGATAGAAGAGTGGTCAAAAGATGTGACCCATGTCATTGTGGCCAAAGGTGCTGGTAGCTCATGGAGCAGATCATTTGAAGTCCTCATGGCCATACTGCTTGGGAGATGGGTTGTCCATTTTGAAT GGGTTGCGGGCTGCTTGGGGACACATCCAGGTCCAGAAGCTTCTTACGAGGTAGCATTCAGCATGGATTCAGTCAGAACAATCGACGGGCCAAAGAAGGGAAGAATGCGAGCAGCTGAAGGG GCACCAAATCTGTTTTCGGGACTGTGTTTCTGCCTGAGCGACTACATGAACCCTGACAACAGAGACCGCATGCGAGACCTCATAGCCTCAGCCGAAGGGCGGGTGCTGGAGAGACGCGACCTGCACTTGCAACTAATAAAAAACCCTGATGATGACTCTTCCGTGAGGCGGTACTTCGTCTACGACGTCGATGCGCCCGAGGAATTCAGCTTGAGCACGCTGCGCAAGGAAACTGAGGTGAGAGAGCAAGCGGTGGCGGGGGCGCAGGTGATCTGCCACCTCAAGGCGTTGGATGCCATCGCGGCTTATGACGCGGAGATTCTGAACGCGAAGGACAGCTTCACGTCGTGA
- the LOC136512485 gene encoding uncharacterized protein isoform X6: MLKAMCCALNMFQRLYHVISCGHIERRITVLPCDKATVHAKKNLSPISKRKVSNLICITPQVLSRLKCADKEGNLYVRHRETQQTDQLNTSNTSLFPHSQPSHKEGISPNSSRGGKQMDQLNSMSSCLPGSLYTKKEENFDNHQRKNQQTDQLNISNPFYLPQSQHSQKEGISTNNSRDGQIDQLDTSSSSSLPLGQHSYDKATSKNRERDNQRTHECNTSNLSSPQSCHPAEGISIAFQGEETTADQPDASSCPSDQLVLFGLTLSVSEKDFLQKFACLTNAKLIEEWSKDVTHVIVAKGAGSSWSRSFEVLMAILLGRWVVHFEWVAGCLGTHPGPEASYEVAFSMDSVRTIDGPKKGRMRAAEGAPNLFSGLCFCLSDYMNPDNRDRMRDLIASAEGRVLERRDLHLQLIKNPDDDSSVRRYFVYDVDAPEEFSLSTLRKETEVREQAVAGAQVICHLKALDAIAAYDAEILNAKDSFTS, encoded by the exons AT GCTAAAGGCCATGTGTTGTGCCCTGAACATGTTTCAAAGACTCTACCATGTGATAAGCTGCGGACACATAGAAAGGAGAATTACAGTTCTTCCCTGCGACAAAG CCACTGTTCATGCAAAGAAGAACCTCTCACCAATTTCGAAGAGGAAGGTCAGCAATCTCATTTGCATAACACCACAAGTTCTTTCTCGCCT CAAATGTGCAGATAAGGAAGGAAATCTTTATGTTCGTCATAGGGAAACTCAACAAACTGATCAGCTTAACACTTCAAATACTTCCTTGTTCCCACATAG CCAACCTTCTCACAAAGAAGGAATTTCTCCCAATAGCTCAAGGGGTGGCAAACAAATGGATCAGCTTAACTCCATGAGTTCTTGCTTGCCTGGCAG CCTGTATACAAAAAAGGAAGAAAATTTTGACAATCATCAAAGGAAAAATCAACAAACAGATCAGCTTAACATTTCAAATCCTTTCTATTTGCCTCAGAG CCAACATTCTCAAAAAGAAGGAATTTCCACCAATAACTCAAGGGATGGACAAATAGATCAGCTTGACACCTCAAGTTCTTCTTCCTTGCCACTAGG CCAACATTCATACGACAAAGCAACTTCCAAGAATCGTGAAAGGGATAATCAACGAACACATGAGTGTAACACCTCAAATTTATCCTCGCCTCAGAG CTGTCATCCAGCCGAAGGAATTTCTATTGCTTTCCAAGGGGAAGAAACAACTGCAGATCAGCCTGACGCATCGAGCTGCCCTTCTGATCAATTGGTTTTGTTTGGCTTGACATTAAGTGTGTCGGAGAAG GATTTCTTGCAAAAGTTTGCGTGTTTGACCAACGCGAAGCTGATAGAAGAGTGGTCAAAAGATGTGACCCATGTCATTGTGGCCAAAGGTGCTGGTAGCTCATGGAGCAGATCATTTGAAGTCCTCATGGCCATACTGCTTGGGAGATGGGTTGTCCATTTTGAAT GGGTTGCGGGCTGCTTGGGGACACATCCAGGTCCAGAAGCTTCTTACGAGGTAGCATTCAGCATGGATTCAGTCAGAACAATCGACGGGCCAAAGAAGGGAAGAATGCGAGCAGCTGAAGGG GCACCAAATCTGTTTTCGGGACTGTGTTTCTGCCTGAGCGACTACATGAACCCTGACAACAGAGACCGCATGCGAGACCTCATAGCCTCAGCCGAAGGGCGGGTGCTGGAGAGACGCGACCTGCACTTGCAACTAATAAAAAACCCTGATGATGACTCTTCCGTGAGGCGGTACTTCGTCTACGACGTCGATGCGCCCGAGGAATTCAGCTTGAGCACGCTGCGCAAGGAAACTGAGGTGAGAGAGCAAGCGGTGGCGGGGGCGCAGGTGATCTGCCACCTCAAGGCGTTGGATGCCATCGCGGCTTATGACGCGGAGATTCTGAACGCGAAGGACAGCTTCACGTCGTGA
- the LOC136512485 gene encoding BRCA1-associated RING domain protein 1-like isoform X1 has product MVRYLNGRVLSIDEGNSSNATYVHKKCIEWAPKVWFDGDVVMNLESEIRRASGLRCRRCGLLGAALGCYEKHCRKSYHVPCAVQIIDCRWDVVSSFPLIQRLKAMCCALNMFQRLYHVISCGHIERRITVLPCDKATVHAKKNLSPISKRKVSNLICITPQVLSRLKCADKEGNLYVRHRETQQTDQLNTSNTSLFPHSQPSHKEGISPNSSRGGKQMDQLNSMSSCLPGSLYTKKEENFDNHQRKNQQTDQLNISNPFYLPQSQHSQKEGISTNNSRDGQIDQLDTSSSSSLPLGQHSYDKATSKNRERDNQRTHECNTSNLSSPQSCHPAEGISIAFQGEETTADQPDASSCPSDQLVLFGLTLSVSEKDFLQKFACLTNAKLIEEWSKDVTHVIVAKGAGSSWSRSFEVLMAILLGRWVVHFEWVAGCLGTHPGPEASYEVAFSMDSVRTIDGPKKGRMRAAEGAPNLFSGLCFCLSDYMNPDNRDRMRDLIASAEGRVLERRDLHLQLIKNPDDDSSVRRYFVYDVDAPEEFSLSTLRKETEVREQAVAGAQVICHLKALDAIAAYDAEILNAKDSFTS; this is encoded by the exons ATGGTACGTTATCTAAACGGAAGAGTTTTGTCCATTGACGAGGGCAACTCATCAAATGCCACCTATGTCCATAAGAAATGCATCGAGTG GGCTCCTAAAGTATGGTTTGATGGTGACGTTGTTATGAACTTGGAGTCAGAAATTAGACGTGCTTCAGGACTGAGATGCAGAAGATGTGGACTCCTGGGAGCAGCCCTTGGTTGTTATGAGAAGCACTGCAGGAAGAGTTATCACGTTCCATGTGCAGTTCAGATAATTGATTGCCGCTGGGATGTTGTTAGCTCTTTTCCTTTGATCCAAAG GCTAAAGGCCATGTGTTGTGCCCTGAACATGTTTCAAAGACTCTACCATGTGATAAGCTGCGGACACATAGAAAGGAGAATTACAGTTCTTCCCTGCGACAAAG CCACTGTTCATGCAAAGAAGAACCTCTCACCAATTTCGAAGAGGAAGGTCAGCAATCTCATTTGCATAACACCACAAGTTCTTTCTCGCCT CAAATGTGCAGATAAGGAAGGAAATCTTTATGTTCGTCATAGGGAAACTCAACAAACTGATCAGCTTAACACTTCAAATACTTCCTTGTTCCCACATAG CCAACCTTCTCACAAAGAAGGAATTTCTCCCAATAGCTCAAGGGGTGGCAAACAAATGGATCAGCTTAACTCCATGAGTTCTTGCTTGCCTGGCAG CCTGTATACAAAAAAGGAAGAAAATTTTGACAATCATCAAAGGAAAAATCAACAAACAGATCAGCTTAACATTTCAAATCCTTTCTATTTGCCTCAGAG CCAACATTCTCAAAAAGAAGGAATTTCCACCAATAACTCAAGGGATGGACAAATAGATCAGCTTGACACCTCAAGTTCTTCTTCCTTGCCACTAGG CCAACATTCATACGACAAAGCAACTTCCAAGAATCGTGAAAGGGATAATCAACGAACACATGAGTGTAACACCTCAAATTTATCCTCGCCTCAGAG CTGTCATCCAGCCGAAGGAATTTCTATTGCTTTCCAAGGGGAAGAAACAACTGCAGATCAGCCTGACGCATCGAGCTGCCCTTCTGATCAATTGGTTTTGTTTGGCTTGACATTAAGTGTGTCGGAGAAG GATTTCTTGCAAAAGTTTGCGTGTTTGACCAACGCGAAGCTGATAGAAGAGTGGTCAAAAGATGTGACCCATGTCATTGTGGCCAAAGGTGCTGGTAGCTCATGGAGCAGATCATTTGAAGTCCTCATGGCCATACTGCTTGGGAGATGGGTTGTCCATTTTGAAT GGGTTGCGGGCTGCTTGGGGACACATCCAGGTCCAGAAGCTTCTTACGAGGTAGCATTCAGCATGGATTCAGTCAGAACAATCGACGGGCCAAAGAAGGGAAGAATGCGAGCAGCTGAAGGG GCACCAAATCTGTTTTCGGGACTGTGTTTCTGCCTGAGCGACTACATGAACCCTGACAACAGAGACCGCATGCGAGACCTCATAGCCTCAGCCGAAGGGCGGGTGCTGGAGAGACGCGACCTGCACTTGCAACTAATAAAAAACCCTGATGATGACTCTTCCGTGAGGCGGTACTTCGTCTACGACGTCGATGCGCCCGAGGAATTCAGCTTGAGCACGCTGCGCAAGGAAACTGAGGTGAGAGAGCAAGCGGTGGCGGGGGCGCAGGTGATCTGCCACCTCAAGGCGTTGGATGCCATCGCGGCTTATGACGCGGAGATTCTGAACGCGAAGGACAGCTTCACGTCGTGA
- the LOC136512485 gene encoding BRCA1-associated RING domain protein 1-like isoform X2, protein MWRMRHRDRPAVQLSFRADVLKASNWAPKVWFDGDVVMNLESEIRRASGLRCRRCGLLGAALGCYEKHCRKSYHVPCAVQIIDCRWDVVSSFPLIQRLKAMCCALNMFQRLYHVISCGHIERRITVLPCDKATVHAKKNLSPISKRKVSNLICITPQVLSRLKCADKEGNLYVRHRETQQTDQLNTSNTSLFPHSQPSHKEGISPNSSRGGKQMDQLNSMSSCLPGSLYTKKEENFDNHQRKNQQTDQLNISNPFYLPQSQHSQKEGISTNNSRDGQIDQLDTSSSSSLPLGQHSYDKATSKNRERDNQRTHECNTSNLSSPQSCHPAEGISIAFQGEETTADQPDASSCPSDQLVLFGLTLSVSEKDFLQKFACLTNAKLIEEWSKDVTHVIVAKGAGSSWSRSFEVLMAILLGRWVVHFEWVAGCLGTHPGPEASYEVAFSMDSVRTIDGPKKGRMRAAEGAPNLFSGLCFCLSDYMNPDNRDRMRDLIASAEGRVLERRDLHLQLIKNPDDDSSVRRYFVYDVDAPEEFSLSTLRKETEVREQAVAGAQVICHLKALDAIAAYDAEILNAKDSFTS, encoded by the exons ATGTGGCGGATGCGCCACCGCGATCGGCCCGCCGTCCAG CTATCTTTCAGAGCTGATGTTTTGAAGGCATCTAACTG GGCTCCTAAAGTATGGTTTGATGGTGACGTTGTTATGAACTTGGAGTCAGAAATTAGACGTGCTTCAGGACTGAGATGCAGAAGATGTGGACTCCTGGGAGCAGCCCTTGGTTGTTATGAGAAGCACTGCAGGAAGAGTTATCACGTTCCATGTGCAGTTCAGATAATTGATTGCCGCTGGGATGTTGTTAGCTCTTTTCCTTTGATCCAAAG GCTAAAGGCCATGTGTTGTGCCCTGAACATGTTTCAAAGACTCTACCATGTGATAAGCTGCGGACACATAGAAAGGAGAATTACAGTTCTTCCCTGCGACAAAG CCACTGTTCATGCAAAGAAGAACCTCTCACCAATTTCGAAGAGGAAGGTCAGCAATCTCATTTGCATAACACCACAAGTTCTTTCTCGCCT CAAATGTGCAGATAAGGAAGGAAATCTTTATGTTCGTCATAGGGAAACTCAACAAACTGATCAGCTTAACACTTCAAATACTTCCTTGTTCCCACATAG CCAACCTTCTCACAAAGAAGGAATTTCTCCCAATAGCTCAAGGGGTGGCAAACAAATGGATCAGCTTAACTCCATGAGTTCTTGCTTGCCTGGCAG CCTGTATACAAAAAAGGAAGAAAATTTTGACAATCATCAAAGGAAAAATCAACAAACAGATCAGCTTAACATTTCAAATCCTTTCTATTTGCCTCAGAG CCAACATTCTCAAAAAGAAGGAATTTCCACCAATAACTCAAGGGATGGACAAATAGATCAGCTTGACACCTCAAGTTCTTCTTCCTTGCCACTAGG CCAACATTCATACGACAAAGCAACTTCCAAGAATCGTGAAAGGGATAATCAACGAACACATGAGTGTAACACCTCAAATTTATCCTCGCCTCAGAG CTGTCATCCAGCCGAAGGAATTTCTATTGCTTTCCAAGGGGAAGAAACAACTGCAGATCAGCCTGACGCATCGAGCTGCCCTTCTGATCAATTGGTTTTGTTTGGCTTGACATTAAGTGTGTCGGAGAAG GATTTCTTGCAAAAGTTTGCGTGTTTGACCAACGCGAAGCTGATAGAAGAGTGGTCAAAAGATGTGACCCATGTCATTGTGGCCAAAGGTGCTGGTAGCTCATGGAGCAGATCATTTGAAGTCCTCATGGCCATACTGCTTGGGAGATGGGTTGTCCATTTTGAAT GGGTTGCGGGCTGCTTGGGGACACATCCAGGTCCAGAAGCTTCTTACGAGGTAGCATTCAGCATGGATTCAGTCAGAACAATCGACGGGCCAAAGAAGGGAAGAATGCGAGCAGCTGAAGGG GCACCAAATCTGTTTTCGGGACTGTGTTTCTGCCTGAGCGACTACATGAACCCTGACAACAGAGACCGCATGCGAGACCTCATAGCCTCAGCCGAAGGGCGGGTGCTGGAGAGACGCGACCTGCACTTGCAACTAATAAAAAACCCTGATGATGACTCTTCCGTGAGGCGGTACTTCGTCTACGACGTCGATGCGCCCGAGGAATTCAGCTTGAGCACGCTGCGCAAGGAAACTGAGGTGAGAGAGCAAGCGGTGGCGGGGGCGCAGGTGATCTGCCACCTCAAGGCGTTGGATGCCATCGCGGCTTATGACGCGGAGATTCTGAACGCGAAGGACAGCTTCACGTCGTGA
- the LOC136512485 gene encoding uncharacterized protein isoform X4, which produces MNLESEIRRASGLRCRRCGLLGAALGCYEKHCRKSYHVPCAVQIIDCRWDVVSSFPLIQRLKAMCCALNMFQRLYHVISCGHIERRITVLPCDKATVHAKKNLSPISKRKVSNLICITPQVLSRLKCADKEGNLYVRHRETQQTDQLNTSNTSLFPHSQPSHKEGISPNSSRGGKQMDQLNSMSSCLPGSLYTKKEENFDNHQRKNQQTDQLNISNPFYLPQSQHSQKEGISTNNSRDGQIDQLDTSSSSSLPLGQHSYDKATSKNRERDNQRTHECNTSNLSSPQSCHPAEGISIAFQGEETTADQPDASSCPSDQLVLFGLTLSVSEKDFLQKFACLTNAKLIEEWSKDVTHVIVAKGAGSSWSRSFEVLMAILLGRWVVHFEWVAGCLGTHPGPEASYEVAFSMDSVRTIDGPKKGRMRAAEGAPNLFSGLCFCLSDYMNPDNRDRMRDLIASAEGRVLERRDLHLQLIKNPDDDSSVRRYFVYDVDAPEEFSLSTLRKETEVREQAVAGAQVICHLKALDAIAAYDAEILNAKDSFTS; this is translated from the exons ATGAACTTGGAGTCAGAAATTAGACGTGCTTCAGGACTGAGATGCAGAAGATGTGGACTCCTGGGAGCAGCCCTTGGTTGTTATGAGAAGCACTGCAGGAAGAGTTATCACGTTCCATGTGCAGTTCAGATAATTGATTGCCGCTGGGATGTTGTTAGCTCTTTTCCTTTGATCCAAAG GCTAAAGGCCATGTGTTGTGCCCTGAACATGTTTCAAAGACTCTACCATGTGATAAGCTGCGGACACATAGAAAGGAGAATTACAGTTCTTCCCTGCGACAAAG CCACTGTTCATGCAAAGAAGAACCTCTCACCAATTTCGAAGAGGAAGGTCAGCAATCTCATTTGCATAACACCACAAGTTCTTTCTCGCCT CAAATGTGCAGATAAGGAAGGAAATCTTTATGTTCGTCATAGGGAAACTCAACAAACTGATCAGCTTAACACTTCAAATACTTCCTTGTTCCCACATAG CCAACCTTCTCACAAAGAAGGAATTTCTCCCAATAGCTCAAGGGGTGGCAAACAAATGGATCAGCTTAACTCCATGAGTTCTTGCTTGCCTGGCAG CCTGTATACAAAAAAGGAAGAAAATTTTGACAATCATCAAAGGAAAAATCAACAAACAGATCAGCTTAACATTTCAAATCCTTTCTATTTGCCTCAGAG CCAACATTCTCAAAAAGAAGGAATTTCCACCAATAACTCAAGGGATGGACAAATAGATCAGCTTGACACCTCAAGTTCTTCTTCCTTGCCACTAGG CCAACATTCATACGACAAAGCAACTTCCAAGAATCGTGAAAGGGATAATCAACGAACACATGAGTGTAACACCTCAAATTTATCCTCGCCTCAGAG CTGTCATCCAGCCGAAGGAATTTCTATTGCTTTCCAAGGGGAAGAAACAACTGCAGATCAGCCTGACGCATCGAGCTGCCCTTCTGATCAATTGGTTTTGTTTGGCTTGACATTAAGTGTGTCGGAGAAG GATTTCTTGCAAAAGTTTGCGTGTTTGACCAACGCGAAGCTGATAGAAGAGTGGTCAAAAGATGTGACCCATGTCATTGTGGCCAAAGGTGCTGGTAGCTCATGGAGCAGATCATTTGAAGTCCTCATGGCCATACTGCTTGGGAGATGGGTTGTCCATTTTGAAT GGGTTGCGGGCTGCTTGGGGACACATCCAGGTCCAGAAGCTTCTTACGAGGTAGCATTCAGCATGGATTCAGTCAGAACAATCGACGGGCCAAAGAAGGGAAGAATGCGAGCAGCTGAAGGG GCACCAAATCTGTTTTCGGGACTGTGTTTCTGCCTGAGCGACTACATGAACCCTGACAACAGAGACCGCATGCGAGACCTCATAGCCTCAGCCGAAGGGCGGGTGCTGGAGAGACGCGACCTGCACTTGCAACTAATAAAAAACCCTGATGATGACTCTTCCGTGAGGCGGTACTTCGTCTACGACGTCGATGCGCCCGAGGAATTCAGCTTGAGCACGCTGCGCAAGGAAACTGAGGTGAGAGAGCAAGCGGTGGCGGGGGCGCAGGTGATCTGCCACCTCAAGGCGTTGGATGCCATCGCGGCTTATGACGCGGAGATTCTGAACGCGAAGGACAGCTTCACGTCGTGA
- the LOC136512485 gene encoding BRCA1-associated RING domain protein 1-like isoform X3, translated as MVRYLNGRVLSIDEGNSSNATYVHKKCIEWAPKVWFDGDVVMNLESEIRRASGLRCRRCGLLGAALGCYEKHCRKSYHVPCAVQIIDCRWDAKGHVLCPEHVSKTLPCDKLRTHRKENYSSSLRQSHCSCKEEPLTNFEEEGQQSHLHNTTSSFSPVGKCADKEGNLYVRHRETQQTDQLNTSNTSLFPHSQPSHKEGISPNSSRGGKQMDQLNSMSSCLPGSLYTKKEENFDNHQRKNQQTDQLNISNPFYLPQSQHSQKEGISTNNSRDGQIDQLDTSSSSSLPLGQHSYDKATSKNRERDNQRTHECNTSNLSSPQSCHPAEGISIAFQGEETTADQPDASSCPSDQLVLFGLTLSVSEKDFLQKFACLTNAKLIEEWSKDVTHVIVAKGAGSSWSRSFEVLMAILLGRWVVHFEWVAGCLGTHPGPEASYEVAFSMDSVRTIDGPKKGRMRAAEGAPNLFSGLCFCLSDYMNPDNRDRMRDLIASAEGRVLERRDLHLQLIKNPDDDSSVRRYFVYDVDAPEEFSLSTLRKETEVREQAVAGAQVICHLKALDAIAAYDAEILNAKDSFTS; from the exons ATGGTACGTTATCTAAACGGAAGAGTTTTGTCCATTGACGAGGGCAACTCATCAAATGCCACCTATGTCCATAAGAAATGCATCGAGTG GGCTCCTAAAGTATGGTTTGATGGTGACGTTGTTATGAACTTGGAGTCAGAAATTAGACGTGCTTCAGGACTGAGATGCAGAAGATGTGGACTCCTGGGAGCAGCCCTTGGTTGTTATGAGAAGCACTGCAGGAAGAGTTATCACGTTCCATGTGCAGTTCAGATAATTGATTGCCGCTGGGAT GCTAAAGGCCATGTGTTGTGCCCTGAACATGTTTCAAAGACTCTACCATGTGATAAGCTGCGGACACATAGAAAGGAGAATTACAGTTCTTCCCTGCGACAAAG CCACTGTTCATGCAAAGAAGAACCTCTCACCAATTTCGAAGAGGAAGGTCAGCAATCTCATTTGCATAACACCACAAGTTCTTTCTCGCCTGTAGG CAAATGTGCAGATAAGGAAGGAAATCTTTATGTTCGTCATAGGGAAACTCAACAAACTGATCAGCTTAACACTTCAAATACTTCCTTGTTCCCACATAG CCAACCTTCTCACAAAGAAGGAATTTCTCCCAATAGCTCAAGGGGTGGCAAACAAATGGATCAGCTTAACTCCATGAGTTCTTGCTTGCCTGGCAG CCTGTATACAAAAAAGGAAGAAAATTTTGACAATCATCAAAGGAAAAATCAACAAACAGATCAGCTTAACATTTCAAATCCTTTCTATTTGCCTCAGAG CCAACATTCTCAAAAAGAAGGAATTTCCACCAATAACTCAAGGGATGGACAAATAGATCAGCTTGACACCTCAAGTTCTTCTTCCTTGCCACTAGG CCAACATTCATACGACAAAGCAACTTCCAAGAATCGTGAAAGGGATAATCAACGAACACATGAGTGTAACACCTCAAATTTATCCTCGCCTCAGAG CTGTCATCCAGCCGAAGGAATTTCTATTGCTTTCCAAGGGGAAGAAACAACTGCAGATCAGCCTGACGCATCGAGCTGCCCTTCTGATCAATTGGTTTTGTTTGGCTTGACATTAAGTGTGTCGGAGAAG GATTTCTTGCAAAAGTTTGCGTGTTTGACCAACGCGAAGCTGATAGAAGAGTGGTCAAAAGATGTGACCCATGTCATTGTGGCCAAAGGTGCTGGTAGCTCATGGAGCAGATCATTTGAAGTCCTCATGGCCATACTGCTTGGGAGATGGGTTGTCCATTTTGAAT GGGTTGCGGGCTGCTTGGGGACACATCCAGGTCCAGAAGCTTCTTACGAGGTAGCATTCAGCATGGATTCAGTCAGAACAATCGACGGGCCAAAGAAGGGAAGAATGCGAGCAGCTGAAGGG GCACCAAATCTGTTTTCGGGACTGTGTTTCTGCCTGAGCGACTACATGAACCCTGACAACAGAGACCGCATGCGAGACCTCATAGCCTCAGCCGAAGGGCGGGTGCTGGAGAGACGCGACCTGCACTTGCAACTAATAAAAAACCCTGATGATGACTCTTCCGTGAGGCGGTACTTCGTCTACGACGTCGATGCGCCCGAGGAATTCAGCTTGAGCACGCTGCGCAAGGAAACTGAGGTGAGAGAGCAAGCGGTGGCGGGGGCGCAGGTGATCTGCCACCTCAAGGCGTTGGATGCCATCGCGGCTTATGACGCGGAGATTCTGAACGCGAAGGACAGCTTCACGTCGTGA